One stretch of Paenibacillus sp. AN1007 DNA includes these proteins:
- a CDS encoding YebC/PmpR family DNA-binding transcriptional regulator, whose amino-acid sequence MGRKWNNIKEKKASKDANTSRVYAKFGVEIYVAAKKGEPDPEANRALKVVLERAKTYNVPKAIIDRAMEKAKGSGDENYEELRYEGFGPNGAMVIVDALTNNVNRTAPEVRSAFNKNGGNMGVSGSVAYMFDPTAVIGVEGKNAEEVLEIMLEADVDVRDIVDEDEAVIVYAEPDQFHAVQEAFKAAGVTEFTVAELTMLAQNHIELPADAQVQFEKLIDALEDLEDVQQVYHNVEFV is encoded by the coding sequence ATGGGTCGTAAATGGAATAATATTAAGGAAAAGAAAGCTTCAAAAGACGCAAATACAAGCCGGGTCTATGCCAAATTCGGCGTTGAGATCTATGTAGCAGCGAAGAAGGGCGAACCGGACCCGGAAGCGAACCGTGCGTTGAAGGTTGTTTTGGAACGTGCTAAAACGTATAACGTACCCAAAGCCATTATTGACCGTGCGATGGAAAAAGCCAAAGGCAGCGGGGACGAGAACTACGAAGAGCTGCGTTACGAAGGCTTCGGGCCGAACGGTGCAATGGTGATTGTAGACGCGCTCACGAATAACGTAAACCGTACAGCACCTGAAGTGCGTTCGGCGTTTAACAAAAACGGCGGCAATATGGGTGTCAGCGGTTCCGTTGCGTATATGTTTGATCCAACAGCAGTCATTGGCGTAGAAGGCAAAAATGCGGAAGAAGTGCTGGAGATTATGCTGGAAGCAGATGTAGACGTACGGGATATCGTGGATGAAGACGAAGCTGTTATCGTATACGCAGAACCGGATCAATTCCACGCGGTACAGGAAGCATTCAAAGCCGCTGGTGTTACCGAGTTCACGGTAGCCGAGCTGACGATGCTGGCGCAAAACCACATTGAACTGCCTGCGGATGCCCAAGTTCAGTTCGAGAAGCTGATCGACGCGCTCGAAGACTTGGAAGATGTGCAGCAGGTATATCATAACGTGGAGTTTGTGTAA
- a CDS encoding DMT family transporter has protein sequence MRGIIFALLGGACITLQGVANARISTDMGTWQAAAITQLTGFILAALILAFVRDANLQGIKQVKPMYLAGGAFGAVIIFSEVTAIQQIGITFTISALLIAQLFLTFLIDSNGWFGVLKQKMKLPQFLGIAIMISGVIIMKL, from the coding sequence ATGAGAGGAATTATTTTTGCTCTGCTGGGCGGAGCCTGCATTACCCTGCAGGGGGTTGCCAATGCCCGAATCAGTACGGATATGGGCACATGGCAGGCCGCTGCGATCACGCAATTGACGGGATTTATACTCGCGGCGCTTATTCTCGCGTTTGTACGGGATGCGAATCTTCAGGGGATTAAACAAGTAAAACCGATGTATCTTGCTGGAGGGGCATTTGGTGCAGTTATTATTTTCAGCGAAGTTACAGCGATTCAACAGATCGGTATAACTTTTACGATCTCGGCTCTTCTGATTGCACAATTGTTTTTAACCTTTTTGATCGACAGCAATGGTTGGTTTGGCGTGCTGAAACAAAAAATGAAACTACCGCAGTTTTTAGGCATTGCCATAATGATCAGCGGCGTTATCATTATGAAGCTGTAA
- a CDS encoding cyclic nucleotide-binding domain-containing protein — protein sequence MEEIHNAQQMMNYLEQYQLETIFHEHLRPHMTLCQFEKCELICREGEASEYLYVLVEGKIKIFTTSPQDKTLVLCFKTPLEVVGDIEYVRESKTVNTVQAVSSVVMIRVHYRWLKELASDYAPLLKFLLKIISHKFYIDSNFSNFNLMYPVEVRLASYLLSISTDEGGTVMHEELDAFNLTDIANLIGTSYRHLNRVIQKLCADGFIERHQGLIRITNRVGLRNIAGHNIYE from the coding sequence ATGGAAGAAATTCATAATGCACAGCAAATGATGAACTATTTGGAGCAGTATCAATTGGAAACGATCTTTCACGAGCACCTGCGTCCACATATGACCCTATGTCAATTCGAAAAATGTGAGCTGATCTGCCGCGAAGGCGAGGCTTCTGAATACTTATACGTACTGGTTGAGGGAAAGATCAAAATCTTTACCACCTCCCCGCAGGACAAAACACTGGTGCTGTGCTTCAAAACTCCGCTCGAAGTGGTTGGAGACATCGAATATGTTCGTGAGAGTAAAACCGTAAATACCGTTCAAGCGGTATCTTCGGTTGTGATGATTCGTGTCCATTACCGCTGGCTTAAGGAGCTTGCCAGTGATTACGCACCTTTACTGAAGTTTTTGCTGAAAATTATCTCACACAAATTCTACATTGATTCGAACTTTTCCAATTTTAATCTGATGTATCCCGTAGAGGTCCGTTTAGCCAGTTATCTGCTCTCCATCTCTACGGATGAAGGCGGTACCGTTATGCATGAGGAACTCGACGCATTTAATCTCACCGACATAGCTAACCTGATCGGTACAAGTTATCGCCATTTGAATCGGGTTATTCAGAAGCTTTGTGCCGACGGTTTCATTGAACGACATCAAGGATTAATCCGAATTACGAATCGTGTCGGCCTGCGAAATATTGCCGGTCATAACATTTATGAATAA
- the cysI gene encoding assimilatory sulfite reductase (NADPH) hemoprotein subunit, protein MAYNNLLNPQRTNSDVEDIKIKSNYLRGSLTETLADRITGAIPEDDNRLMKHHGSYMQDDRDLRNERNKSKLEPAYQFMLRVRASGGIVTPEQWLMMDRVAHKYANQTIRLTTRQSFQLHGVLKWDLKNTIREVNDSLLSTLAACGDVNRNVMCNPNPNQSEVHAEVYEWACQVSNHLDPRTRAYHELWLDGEKVIDSQESDEEVEPIYGKVYLPRKFKIGIAVPPSNDVDVFSQDLGFIAIVENGKLQGFNVSVGGGMGMSHGDSKTYPQVSKVIGFCTPEQMIDVAEKTVMIQRDYGDRAVRKHARFKYTIDDHGLEWFVNELTQRLGWSLEAARSYHFDHNGDRYGWVKGSNGKWHYTLFIQNGRVKDVDGYPLMTGLREIAKVHTGDFRLTANQNLIIGNISSQKKKKIEALMQQYNLTDGAHYSALRRSSMACVALPTCGLAMAESERYLPSLIDKLEPVLDEAGLRDEEIVIRMTGCPNGCARPMLAEIAFIGKAPGKYNFYLGGSFTGHRLNKLYRENIGEDEILNTLTPMINQYAKERNEGEHFGDFVIRAGYVPEVLDGRQFHA, encoded by the coding sequence ATGGCTTATAACAATTTACTTAATCCGCAGCGCACCAACAGTGATGTGGAAGATATCAAGATCAAGAGCAATTATTTACGCGGAAGTCTCACCGAGACACTGGCAGATCGGATTACTGGTGCTATTCCTGAAGACGACAACCGTCTAATGAAACATCACGGCAGCTACATGCAGGATGACCGTGACCTGCGCAACGAGCGTAACAAATCCAAGTTGGAGCCTGCATATCAGTTCATGCTGCGCGTACGTGCCTCCGGGGGGATTGTAACGCCGGAGCAGTGGCTGATGATGGACCGTGTTGCTCATAAATATGCGAATCAGACGATCCGTCTGACGACTCGCCAATCGTTTCAGCTGCACGGAGTATTGAAATGGGATCTCAAAAATACGATCCGTGAAGTCAATGACTCTTTGCTCAGCACCTTGGCTGCATGTGGGGACGTTAACCGCAACGTGATGTGCAACCCGAATCCGAATCAGTCTGAAGTACATGCAGAAGTATATGAGTGGGCTTGTCAGGTGAGTAATCATCTGGACCCGCGCACTCGTGCTTACCATGAGCTGTGGCTGGATGGGGAGAAAGTGATTGACTCCCAGGAATCGGATGAAGAGGTTGAACCAATCTATGGCAAGGTTTACTTGCCGCGTAAGTTCAAAATCGGTATTGCGGTGCCTCCATCCAATGATGTAGATGTATTTTCACAGGATTTGGGCTTTATCGCAATCGTTGAGAATGGCAAACTGCAGGGTTTTAACGTATCTGTCGGCGGAGGTATGGGGATGTCTCACGGAGATTCGAAGACGTATCCTCAAGTGTCCAAAGTGATTGGTTTCTGTACGCCGGAGCAGATGATTGATGTGGCAGAAAAAACGGTCATGATTCAGCGTGACTATGGAGATCGTGCGGTTCGTAAACATGCGCGTTTTAAATACACGATCGATGATCACGGTCTGGAATGGTTCGTAAATGAGCTGACCCAGCGTCTTGGCTGGAGCCTGGAAGCAGCGCGTTCTTATCATTTCGATCATAACGGAGATCGTTATGGCTGGGTGAAAGGCAGTAACGGGAAATGGCATTACACGCTGTTTATTCAGAACGGACGGGTAAAGGATGTAGACGGTTATCCGCTGATGACAGGGCTTCGTGAAATTGCCAAAGTTCATACCGGAGATTTCCGCCTGACGGCGAACCAAAACCTGATTATTGGTAATATCAGCAGTCAGAAAAAGAAAAAGATTGAAGCATTGATGCAGCAGTATAATCTGACGGATGGGGCTCATTATTCTGCTCTCCGCAGAAGCTCCATGGCTTGTGTTGCACTCCCAACCTGTGGTCTGGCTATGGCCGAGTCTGAACGCTACCTGCCATCCTTGATTGACAAACTGGAGCCTGTATTGGATGAAGCCGGGTTGAGGGATGAAGAGATCGTCATTCGCATGACGGGCTGTCCAAATGGATGTGCCAGACCGATGCTGGCAGAGATTGCTTTTATCGGGAAAGCTCCAGGCAAGTACAATTTCTACCTCGGCGGCAGCTTCACAGGACATCGTCTGAACAAGCTGTACCGTGAAAATATCGGGGAAGATGAGATTTTGAATACACTGACACCGATGATTAACCAATATGCAAAAGAACGTAATGAAGGCGAGCATTTCGGAGACTTCGTAATCCGTGCGGGTTACGTACCTGAAGTGCTGGACGGAAGACAATTCCACGCATAA
- a CDS encoding assimilatory sulfite reductase (NADPH) flavoprotein subunit → MELQVTNSPFNQEQVDLLNRLIPTLTDGQRLWLSGYITAFQAGTAQAVQPGVTQQNGQNAAALPVSAAPVSREVTVLYGSQTGNSIGLSKKLAKKLEEQGLQVTLSSMGDFKPNGLKKIENLLIVVSTHGEGEPPDNAIPFHEFLNSKRAPKLDGLRYSVLALGDTSYEFFCQTGKDFDKRLQELGGTVLVPRVDCDVDFDEPAAAWMNDVLTSLSSSTAHAGTVTSEAITAAVSSGESEFNRTNPFKAEVLENLNLNGRGSDRETRHIELSLEGSNLDYEPGDSLGVFPENHPRLVDELIAAMGWNADEQVTVNKNGDQVSVYEALLRHYEITAVTKPVVEQLAKLNEGSGLAALLADGSEFRNVMNSCDLLDLVQDYGLKGIPAAQFLTVLRKIPARLYSIASSSKSYPDEVHLTVRTVRYEARGRQRYGVCSVHLAERIEPGDALPIYIQHNPNFKLPENPDTPIIMVGPGTGVAPFRSFLGEREETGAEGKTWLFYGDQHFSTDFLYQTEWQRWLKDGVLTKMDVAFSRDTEQKVYVQHRMLEHSKELYQWLQEGASVYICGDEKKMAHDVHAALITILQQEGGLSPEQAAEYMTRLQQEKRYQRDVY, encoded by the coding sequence GTGGAACTTCAAGTGACAAATAGTCCTTTTAATCAAGAGCAGGTAGATTTGCTCAATCGTCTTATTCCTACATTAACAGACGGACAGAGACTTTGGCTCAGCGGATATATTACAGCGTTTCAGGCGGGGACTGCGCAGGCAGTTCAGCCGGGGGTGACCCAACAGAATGGACAAAATGCGGCTGCGTTACCCGTAAGTGCTGCTCCTGTGTCTCGTGAGGTCACGGTACTGTACGGTTCACAGACAGGCAATTCGATTGGATTGTCCAAAAAACTTGCTAAAAAGCTGGAAGAGCAGGGACTGCAGGTAACCTTGTCATCCATGGGAGATTTTAAACCGAACGGGCTGAAAAAAATTGAAAATCTCCTGATCGTGGTCAGCACACATGGAGAAGGTGAACCGCCGGATAATGCCATTCCGTTCCATGAGTTTCTGAACAGTAAACGAGCTCCTAAGCTGGACGGACTTCGTTATTCCGTATTGGCTCTGGGCGATACCTCTTATGAGTTCTTCTGTCAGACCGGTAAAGATTTTGACAAAAGGCTTCAGGAATTAGGCGGCACAGTGCTGGTTCCACGCGTAGACTGTGATGTTGATTTTGATGAACCGGCCGCAGCGTGGATGAACGATGTTCTGACTTCGCTCAGCAGCAGTACCGCTCATGCGGGTACAGTAACTAGTGAAGCGATCACGGCTGCAGTTAGCAGCGGAGAATCCGAATTCAACCGCACCAATCCTTTCAAGGCAGAGGTCCTCGAAAATCTCAATCTGAATGGTCGCGGATCAGACCGTGAGACACGTCATATTGAGCTGTCTTTGGAAGGTTCCAATCTAGATTATGAGCCGGGTGACAGCCTGGGTGTTTTTCCAGAGAATCACCCGCGTCTTGTCGATGAGCTGATTGCTGCGATGGGTTGGAATGCGGACGAACAAGTTACGGTGAACAAGAATGGAGATCAGGTATCCGTTTATGAAGCACTGCTGCGTCATTACGAAATTACAGCGGTAACGAAACCCGTGGTGGAACAGCTTGCGAAGCTAAATGAAGGGAGCGGGTTAGCGGCACTGCTGGCAGACGGCTCTGAATTTCGGAACGTTATGAACAGCTGCGATCTGCTGGATCTGGTTCAGGACTATGGACTGAAAGGTATTCCGGCAGCGCAATTTCTGACGGTTCTTCGTAAAATACCGGCACGTCTGTATTCCATTGCGAGCAGTTCCAAGTCTTACCCGGACGAGGTTCATCTGACGGTTCGAACGGTGCGTTATGAAGCACGCGGCAGACAGCGTTACGGTGTATGTTCTGTACATCTCGCCGAACGAATCGAGCCGGGTGACGCTTTGCCAATATATATTCAGCATAATCCCAATTTCAAATTACCCGAAAATCCGGATACACCGATCATTATGGTTGGACCTGGAACGGGGGTGGCCCCATTCCGCTCATTCCTTGGCGAACGGGAAGAAACGGGTGCGGAAGGCAAAACATGGCTTTTCTACGGAGATCAGCACTTCTCTACAGACTTTTTATACCAGACCGAGTGGCAGCGTTGGCTCAAAGACGGAGTCCTTACGAAGATGGATGTTGCCTTCTCCCGGGATACGGAACAGAAAGTTTACGTGCAGCATCGTATGCTGGAACACAGTAAGGAATTGTACCAATGGCTCCAGGAGGGAGCAAGCGTATATATCTGCGGCGATGAGAAAAAAATGGCTCATGATGTGCATGCTGCGCTGATTACCATTCTACAGCAGGAAGGCGGCTTGTCGCCTGAACAGGCTGCAGAATATATGACACGGCTGCAGCAGGAGAAACGTTATCAGCGGGATGTGTATTAA
- a CDS encoding DMT family transporter: MITGVLLALLAGSLVSLQTIFNSKVNERTGSWSTTTMVLFTGFIASFLISLLVEGQNTFSFQHMQPWYWLSGAIGVGVVFCLVQGMKLLGPTYAISIVLTSQLSFALLFDSMGWLGLEQIPFSWNQLIGVLVIVGGIVVFKFGGLNKETSDSSDKSPSTAPNNS, encoded by the coding sequence ATAATTACAGGTGTTTTGCTTGCGCTGCTGGCCGGTTCACTGGTGAGCCTGCAGACGATTTTTAACAGTAAAGTGAATGAACGCACCGGTTCATGGTCTACAACAACGATGGTGCTTTTTACCGGATTTATCGCTTCATTTCTAATCTCCCTGCTTGTTGAAGGTCAAAATACATTCAGCTTCCAGCATATGCAGCCGTGGTATTGGCTGAGCGGTGCGATTGGCGTTGGTGTGGTCTTCTGTCTTGTCCAGGGGATGAAGCTGCTTGGCCCCACCTATGCGATTTCGATCGTGCTGACCTCTCAGCTGAGCTTTGCTTTATTATTCGATTCCATGGGCTGGCTTGGTCTGGAGCAGATTCCGTTCTCATGGAACCAGCTGATTGGTGTGCTGGTCATTGTAGGCGGAATTGTGGTGTTTAAGTTTGGCGGATTGAATAAAGAGACGTCCGACTCATCGGATAAATCGCCTAGCACCGCGCCGAACAATTCTTAA